The Pagrus major chromosome 17, Pma_NU_1.0 genome includes a region encoding these proteins:
- the LOC141012544 gene encoding uncharacterized protein, with amino-acid sequence MKHTGVFILLLFLGSCSAYTYQNVALRGKATQSHRYEGVFLGAAYNAIDGNRESNFLDGSCSHTITQTNPWWRVDLLDSYIVTSVTITNRGDCCAERINGAQIYIGNSLQDNGIINPRAGVISEIPAGNSFTLTFTNRIEGRYVTVRLPGTNRILTLCEVEVYGYRAPTGENLALQGKASQSSLYSNYMAYNSIDGNRASNADLGSCSHTNNDMNPWWRLHLRTTHKVFSVKITNRHSYEQRLDGAEIRIGDSLENNGNNNPRCAVITRIPASGTAEYQCNGMDGRYVTVVIPRRREYLTMCEVEVYGSVLD; translated from the exons AAAATGTGGCCTTACGTGGCAAAGCGACACAATCACACCGCTATGAGGGAGTTTTTTTGGGGGCTGCATACAATGCCATCGATGGAAACCGTGAATCTAACTTTTTAGATGGATCATGCAGTCATACTATTACACAGACCAACCCCTGGTGGAGAGTGGACCTGCTGGACTCCTACATCGTCACCTCCGTCACCATCACCAACAGAGGAGACTGCTGTGCAGAAAGGATCAACGGAGCACAGATTTATATCGGCAACTCTCTACAAGACAATGGTATCATAAACCCAAG gGCAGGTGTTATTTCTGAAATCCCTGCAGGGAACTCATTCACTTTGACTTTCACTAATCGCATAGAGGGGCGTTATGTGACTGTGCGTCTGCCTGGTACAAACAGGATTCTTACACTCTGTGAAGTGGAGGTTTATGGTTACCGTGCTCCCACTG gagAGAACCTGGCACTCCAAGGAAAAGCCTCACAATCATCTTTGTACTCAAATTACATGGCTTATAATTCCATTGATGGGAATCGTGCCAGCAATGCGGACCTGGGGTCCTGTAGTCATACAAACAACGACATGAACCCCTGGTGGCGTCTGCATCTGCGCACAACCcacaaagtgttttctgttaaGATAACCAATCGACATTCGTACGAACAACGACTTGATGGAGCTGAGATTCGCATCGGAGATTCCCTTGAGAACAATGGCAACAACAATCCCAG GTGTGCTGTGATCACAAGGATCCCGGCAAGCGGCACTGCTGAATACCAGTGTAATGGTATGGATGGCCGCTATGTTACCGTGGTTATCCCTAGAAGACGGGAGTATCTGACGATGTGCGAGGTGGAGGTGTATGGCTCTGTCCTGGATTAG